A window from Podospora bellae-mahoneyi strain CBS 112042 chromosome 1 map unlocalized CBS112042p_1, whole genome shotgun sequence encodes these proteins:
- the ALA1 gene encoding Alanine--tRNA ligase (BUSCO:EOG09260HPO; COG:J; EggNog:ENOG503NUR8), with protein MEKALWLRWSCRERSRIWGGTRYQSAFVVNLSHCSRTFYHKTRLTPPSSTLSNFRAPTSALRTAAPASYYAASALLDYYRTRHHLPSHLKRLHHTMTEPQWTGPRVRETFLKFFEERGHTIVPSSSVVPHNDPTLLFINSGMAQFKPLFLGTVGKTEPMAALKRAADTQKCIRAGGKHNDLDDVGKDSYHHTFFEMLGNWSFGDYFKREAIGWTWELLTKVYGLDPNRLYVTYFEGNEAMGLEPDLEARQLWLDQGVPEDHILPGNMKDNFWEMGDQGPCGPCSEVHYDKVGGRNAAHLVNQDDPLVVEIWNNVFMQYDRQKDRSLKPLPAKHIDTGMGFERLVSALQHKSSNYDTDVFAPLFAKIVEVSGSRPYSDKYGKDDVDGVDTALRVVADHIRLLSFSIADGAVPGNIGRGYVVRRVLRRGVRYARKYLNANIGSFFSQILPALVEQMGEQFPELKKKEADIKEILDEEEVAFAVTLDRGEAMFEKYAAAATKAGEKKLSGADVWRLYDTFGFPVDLTKLMAEERGLTIDEEEVKVAQEKAREASKAVKEAVTTFPKLTVHHISELENDRNIPRTDSEAKYSAQSSEGKIQLIFNGSEFIENSKDVPPKTPLGIILDKTNFYAESGGQVADTGRIIIDDEAEFKVLDTQEFGGYVVHSGFLEYGNLKAGDVVKCEFDELRRQPIRNNHTGTHVLNHALREVLGDTVNQAGSLVDQDKLRFDFSHKTQVTLPEIKRIEELSNADIRKNLKVYAKDVSLAEAREINGLRAVFGETYPDPVRVVSVGASVEEMLKDPKNPEWRQFSVEFCGGTHVDATGLIKDLIIVEESGIAKGIRRIVAYTGTGAHQAQQDAKDFSDRLDHIAALEFGPEKVSLVKAASVDLDALVISVLTKEELRKKFATIQKSVLDEQKKRQKAESGTALSTVQKFFADEKNKDAKAFVGHLPISANAKAISEVMTYYKSKDKAKSVYLFAGSKDEAVVHGVYVGTDLKGVTAEQWTAAVTEIIGGKTGGKEPSRQGAGSNPEKLDEAVTKAQQWLEEKMKELSL; from the exons atggagaaggcgttgTGGTTACGGTGGTCTTGCCGCGAGCGGTCCAGGATCTGGGGCGGCACGCGCTATCAATCGGCTTTTGTGGTGAATTTGAGTCATTGCTCGCGAACCTTCTACCACAAAACCCGTTTGACcccgccatcttcaacactCTCGAACTTTCGAGCACCCACCTCCGCCCTCCGGACTGCAGCCCCGGCTTCCTACTACGCTGCCTCTGCCTTGTTGGATTACTATCGAACCcgtcatcatctcccttcTCACCTCAAACGCCTACACCACACCATGACGGAACCCCAGTGGACAGGCCCCCGCGTCCGGGAGACGTTTTTGAAATTCTTTGAAGAGCGGGGCCACACCATCG TCCCATCGTCGTCGGTCGTGCCTCACAATGACCCGACACTGCTCTTCATCAACTCGGGCATGGCCCAGTTCAAGCCTCTGTTCCTGGGAACAGTAGGCAAGACTGAGCCCATGGCTGCGCTCAAGCGTGCTGCCGACACACAAAAATGCATCCGTGCCGGTGGAAAGCACAACGACCTTGACGATGTAGGCAAGGATTCCTACCATCACACCTTCTTCGAGATGCTTGGCAACTGGTCGTTTGGCGACTACTTCAAGAGGGAGGCTATTGGGTGGACATGGGAGTTGCTCACCAAGGTGTACGGTCTCGACCCTAATCGCCTCTATGTGACCTACTTCGAGGGCAACGAAGCCATGGGCCTGGAACCAGATCTCGAGGCCAGGCAGCTCTGGCTCGACCAAGGAGTACCAGAGGACCACATCCTTCCCGGCAACATGAAGGACAATTTCTGGGAAATGGGCGACCAAGGGCCATGCGGGCCGTGCTCCGAGGTTCATTACGACAAGGTTGGTGGGAGAAATGCTGCGCATCTCGTCAACCAGGACGACCCTCTCGTGGTAGAGATCTGGAACAACGTCTTCATGCAATACGACAGGCAAAAGGACAGGAGCCTCAAGCCTCTCCCCGCAAAGCACATTGATACCGGTATGGGTTTTGAGCGTCTGGTATCTGCCCTCCAGCACAAGTCTTCCAACTATGATACCGATGTTTTCGCCCCTCTGTTCGCCAAGATCGTCGAAGTCAGCGGTTCCCGCCCATACAGCGACAAGTACGGCAAGGACGACGTCGATGGTGTCGATACCGCGCTCCGTGTTGTTGCCGACCACATTcgtctcctctccttctccatcgcTGATGGTGCTGTTCCCGGCAACATCGGCCGCGGTTACGTCGTTCGCCGTGTTCTCCGCAGAGGTGTCCGCTACGCCAGGAAGTACCTCAATGCCAACATTGgttctttcttctcccagATTCTTCCTGCTTTGGTCGAACAGATGGGCGAGCAATTTCccgagctcaagaagaaggaggccgatATCAAAGAAAtccttgatgaggaggaggttgctttCGCTGTTACCCTCGACCGTGGTGAGGCCATGTTTGAGAAGTATGCCGCTGCTGCGACCAAGGCTGGCGAGAAGAAGCTTTCCGGTGCCGATGTTTGGCGTCTGTACGATACCTTTGGTTTCCCAGTGGATCTCACCAAGTTGATGGCCGAGGAGCGCGGCCTTACCatcgacgaagaggaggtcaaggttgCCCAGGAGAAGGCTCGCGAGGCTTCCAAGGCGGTCAAGGAAGCCGTCACCACATTCCCTAAGCTCACGGTTCATCACATTTCCGAGTTAGAGAATGACCGGAACATCCCCCGGACGGACTCGGAGGCCAAATACTCTGCGCAGAGCAGCGAAGGTAAAATCCAGCTCATCTTCAACGGTTCCGAGTTTATCGAGAACAGCAAGGATGTGCCACCAAAGACGCCCCTGGGCATCATCCTCGACAAGACCAACTTCTACGCTGAATCCGGTGGTCAGGTTGCCGACACTGGTCGGATCATCATTGACGATGAAGCTGAGTTCAAGGTCCTCGATACTCAAGAATTCGGTGGTTACGTCGTTCACTCCGGTTTCCTCGAGTACGGCAACTTGAAGGCTGGTGATGTCGTCAAGTGCGAATTTGACGAGCTCCGTCGCCAACCCATccgcaacaaccacaccGGCACTCACGTCCTCAACCATGCCCTGAGAGAAGTGCTCGGCGATACGGTCAACCAGGCCGGCTCGCTCGTCGATCAGGACAAGCTGCGCTTCGATTTCAGCCACAAGACGCAGGTGACACTGCCCGAGATCAAGCGCATTGAGGAGCTCTCCAACGCCGATATCCGCAAGAACCTCAAGGTGTACGCCAAGGATGTTTCCCTGGCCGAGGCTAGAGAAATCAACGGCCTTCGTGCCGTCTTTGGTGAGACGTACCCTGACCCTGTCAGAGTGGTGTCCGTCGGTGCCTCTGTTGAGGAGATGCTCAAGGACCCCAAGAACCCTGAGTGGCGCCAGTTCAGCGTTGAGTTCTGCGGTGGTACTCACGTTGACGCCACTGGCCTCATCAAGGACCTGATCATTGTTGAGGAAAGCGGTATTGCCAAGGGTATCAGACGTATCGTCGCCTACACGGGTACCGGTGCCCACCAGGCTCAGCAAGACGCCAAGGACTTCAGCGACAGACTCGATCACATCGCTGCCTTGGAGTTTGGCCCCGAGAAGGTTTCGTTGGTCAAGGCTGCGTCCGTCGATCTCGATGCTCTCGTCATCTCCGTCTTAACCAAGGAAGAGTTGCGTAAGAAGTTTGCCACCATTCAGAAGTCAGTCCTTgacgagcaaaagaagaggcaAAAGGCTGAGAGCGGGACTGCTCTGTCTACCGTTCAAAAGTTCTTTGCCGATGAGAAGAACAAGGACGCCAAGGCGTTCGTTGGGCACTTGCCCATCTCTGCCAACGCCAAGGCCATCTCTGAGGTGATGACTTACTACAAGAgcaaggacaaggccaagagTGTGTATCTGTTTGCTGGAAGCAAGGATGAGGCTGTCGTACATGGTGTTTATGTCGGTACCGACTTGAAGGGTGTTACCGCTGAGCAGTGGACTGCTGCTGTTACCGAGATT ATTGGCGGTAAGACGGGCGGTAAGGAGCCCAGTCGCCAGGGTGCTGGTTCCAACCCTGAGAAGCTTGATGAGGCCGTCACCAAGGCTCAACAatggttggaggagaagatgaaggagctTAGCCTTTGA
- a CDS encoding uncharacterized protein (EggNog:ENOG503P6UI; COG:S) codes for MAIATLLPRQTYYYRNCTRDEDGFLISDENCYISFWNTKAGIIVKWSLFLAILLSLTLYLLIGYFHARKRVRSGLPPLGYHRFLVNRATLAQVDPRYRYPQSTFTPYSHNGDGYQYYNMQGMPPPPVYDPSAPRPPVYEPPAGVSKYGEGNGNGTTPPPPQDNGYIYSPPPGPPPPAVVAPVPSSSLNEQHAPPPGPPPLTLQPQGTGNTNNPFRS; via the exons aTGGCCATCGCCACGCTTCTACCCAGGCAAACCTACTACTACCGCAACTGCACGCGAGACGAAGATGGCTTTCTCATCAGCGACGAAAACTGCTACATCTCCTTCTGGAACACAAAG GCCGGCATAATAGTCAAATGgtccctcttcctcgccatcctcctctccctcaccctctaCCTCCTAATAGGCTACTTCCACGCCCGGAAACGCGTCCGCTCCGGCCTCCCCCCGCTGGGATACCACCGCTTCCTCGTCAACCgcgccaccctcgcccaagTCGACCCCCGGTATCGATACCCCCAATCTACCTTCACCCCTTACAGCCACAACGGGGACGGGTATCAATACTACAACATGCAAgggatgccaccaccaccagtctACGATCCCAGCGCGCCACGGCCGCCGGTTTACGAACCGCCTGCTGGAGTCTCTAAATATGGGGAGGGTAATGGGAATGggacgacaccaccaccaccgcaggaTAATGGGTATATCTACTCCCCACCACcgggaccaccaccaccagcggtGGTCGCGCCAGTGCCAAGTAGCAGCTTGAATGAGCAGcatgcccctccccctgggccaccaccactcacacTACAACCTCAAGGAACGGGGAATACCAACAACCCGTTCAGGAGCTAG
- a CDS encoding uncharacterized protein (COG:G; EggNog:ENOG503PB84), producing the protein MSGRDRDEVNQDSWSTIAHEFLDRGVKNMVITLAALGTFCANADGSAHCPAYDVVVKDTTGAGDAFTGACSSDYLRQKAKGTWDIRSAVVRANKAAAMTIMNVGAQDGIPWSDEIDRFDAPHSEASI; encoded by the exons ATGTCGGGCCGGGATAGGGACGAGGTCAACCAAGACAGCTGGTCGACCATCGCACACGAGTTTCTAGACCGTGGCGTGAAGAATATGGTCATCACGCTGGCCGCCCTGGGCACGTTCTGCGCCAATGCCGATGGCAGCGCTCACTGCCCTGCGTATGACGTTGTCGTCAAGGACACCACCGGAGCAGG GGATGCCTTTACCGGGGCTTGTTCCTCAGACTACCTACGCCAAAAGGCCAAAGGGACTTGGGACATCAGAAGCGCTGTCGTTCGTGCAAACAAAGCTGCGGCAATGACCATCATGAATGTCGGAGCGCAGGATGGCATCCCGTGGTCGGACGAGATAGATAGATTTGATGCTCCTCACAGTGAGGCTTCTATTTGA
- a CDS encoding uncharacterized protein (EggNog:ENOG503P5HJ), whose product MEMGSFPPAVGMDHHYQHGYLNHNPFQQQQVQLQQPQPPTSRLSRKRKPDAPPENNERLSKRMSLLNLEHSGPKLYVPVEQGDSHNQSLPDLNAIHHQQQLQSQRRSHGHHKHTLMDDSMMQLDDTKHKVYIYNLDDELSSSDNETDDGKLIFLPDIEKHLKSHRIPPNILASPSPQEMVDRQLVLYRVPSSITVPEDQDSVRKAIIEARQRMREKQEAERAAAAMREVPVDNTVMFSAPQASSSSAEDPDAMELD is encoded by the exons atggagatggggagctTCCCACCCGCTGTGGGCATGGACCACCACTATCAACATGGGTACCTCAATCACAACCCtttccagcagcaacaagttcagcttcaacaa ccacaaccaccgaCATCTCGCCTCTCCCGTAAGCGCAAACCAGATGCCCCCCCAGAGAACAACGAGCGCCTCTCCAAGCGCATGAGCCTGCTGAATCTCG AACACTCTGGACCCAAACTCTACGTCCCCGTTGAACAAGGTGACAGCCACAACCAATCCTTACCCGATCTCAATgccattcatcatcaacaacaactccaaTCCCAGCGCCGTAGCCATGGCCACCACAAACACACCCTCATGGATGACTCCATGATGCAGCTCGACGACACAAAGCACAAAGTCTACATTtacaacctcgacgacgagctcTCCTCGTCCGACAATGAGACTGACGACGGGAAACTCATTTTCCTCCCCGACATTGAGAAGCACCTCAAGTCCCACCGCATCCCTCCAAACATCCTCGCTTCCCCCTCGCCACAAGAGATGGTCGATAGACAACTTGTTTTGTACCGGGTACCTTCTTCTATCACGGTACCAGAAGACCAAGACAGCGTGCGCAAGGCTATCATCGAGGCGAGACAACggatgagggagaagcaggaggcTGAGAGGGCTGCTGCCGCGATGAGGGAGGTTCCAGTGGATAACACGGTCATGTTTTCCGCGCCACAGGCTTCGTCGTCATCAGCAGAGGATCCAGATGCCATGGAGCTCGACTAG
- the PTC7 gene encoding Protein phosphatase 2C 7 (BUSCO:EOG09263I4U; COG:T; EggNog:ENOG503NX30), with protein MVATISATRALRLPYRSATLRLLTPPTTTPSPCRSSLRAASTFTSRKQKPPSKQPTTPGQPPTPMKPTNALLFSTCPATMLGPSSSSPQQCPSTKYHYHLAASYIAKSRPFDPQTHLFQFNPYNRLSQPPKSPKRPKSSRPESGQDAFFISQLGASPSSGEVALGVADGVGGWMDSGVDPADFSHAFCDYMAANASSSDPPSTARELMQRGYEAVCHDESIKAGGSTAIVGLLTSNGKMEVANLGDSGFILLRRGGVHASSEPQTHAFNTPYQLSVVPPSMLLRAAAFGGAQLMDQPRDAEVTRHGLRHGDVVVFASDGLWDNLFEGDILRIVSSVMRERGVWRVNGERGCVVEEDIKSVTEGKTTLQGRLATEIVRQAKIASVDPKLDGPFAKEVKKYYPHEVWRGGKEDDICVVVVVVEEEGGAGSVKAKL; from the coding sequence atgGTTGCGACAATTAGCGCGACCCGCGCGCTTCGACTCCCCTACCGATCAGCCACCCTCCGACTTCTCACCCCTCCGACGACAACACCGTCCCCCTGCCGATCGAGCCTCCGCGCCGCCTCTACATTCACATCCCGCAAGCAAAAACCGCCATCAAAacagcccaccaccccagggcaaccaccaaccccaatgAAACCAACCAACGCCCTCCTTTTCTCAACCTGCCCCGCAACCATGCTCggcccctcctcttcatcaccacaacaATGCCCCAGCACCAAATATCACTACCACCTCGCAGCCTCCTACATAGCCAAATCCCGGCCCTTCgacccccaaacccacctctTCCAATTCAACCCCTACAACCGCCTCTCCCAACCGCCCAAATCCCCCAAACGTCCCAAATCCTCCCGGCCAGAATCAGGTCAGGACGCGTTTTTCATCAGTCAGCTAGgtgcctccccctccagcggGGAAGTCGCCCTAGGAGTCGCAGACGGCGTAGGAGGGTGGATGGACAGCGGAGTCGACCCAGCCGACTTCTCCCATGCGTTCTGCGACTACATGGCCGCCAacgcatcatcatccgacCCGCCGTCAACAGCACGGGAGCTCATGCAAAGGGGCTACGAGGCTGTCTGTCATGATGAGAGCATCAAAGCCGGGGGTAGCACCGCCATTGTTGGCTTGTTGACCTCCAACGGGAAGATGGAAGTCGCCAATTTGGGGGATAGCGGGTTTATACTTCTCAGAAGGGGGGGCGTCCACGCGAGCAGCGAACCGCAGACTCATGCGTTCAACACACCGTATCAGCTCAGCGTTGTGCCGCCTTCTATGCTGTTGCGGGCGGCGGCTTTTGGGGGCGCGCAGTTGATGGATCAGCCTAGGGATGCCGAGGTCACGAGACATGGGCTGAGGcatggggatgtggttgtttttgctAGTGATGGGCTGTGGGATAATCTGTTTGAGGGGGATATTTTGAGGATTGTGAGCTCGGTtatgagggagaggggggtttggagggttaatggggagagggggtgtgtggtggaggaggatatcaagaGTGTGACTGAGGGGAAGACGACGCTGCAGGGGAGGCTGGCTACGGAGATTGTTAGGCAAGCGAAGATTGCGAGTGTGGATCCGAAGCTGGATGGGCCGTTTGCaaaggaggtgaagaagtaTTACCCGCAtgaggtttggagggggggaaaggaggatgatatttgtgtggtggttgttgttgttgaggaggagggtggggcGGGGAGTGTGAAGGCGAAGTTGTAA